The Camelina sativa cultivar DH55 chromosome 18, Cs, whole genome shotgun sequence DNA window ataaattttgatgtaaatcagaatgtaacatccgcaaaccaaattgGTTGGTTTTAGGATCTTTGTCGATCGATACAAggggtgtgtcggtcgacactatcaatttttggttcgattggtttgttttaaatCGTCGAATTAGAATGGTTTGGTTTTAGGAAACCCTAAAACCTTGTTATTTAAGCGGAAAGTCGACATTGGAAGTAGGCAGCTGCTCATTGTCGATTTTCAAAGAgttagaagagagaaaaattgtTCTTGGGAGTTTTTGAGagttcttggctgttcttggtGAGATTTGTCTATGTGGGTGGAGATATGAGGTTGAGAacgtggtagaagcttgctaggaggctTTTTCGTGAttttagggtcagaatgttCTTGttgcaaaggtaagtgcatgaccatggatGATTTAAGCCTGAGAATTATTTGTTTCTATGTTCTATGTGTGCTTTGGTTGATTCCTTGCTGGTTTGTGGTTGATTTGTGGTTTCTATGGCCTATTGTGACTCTTGGGAGAGTGTTGGTCGCAATGGAGGTGGTGGAAGGCGGAGAACAGACTCGCAGCTTCGAGAAGAATATGTCTGCGgactcagtgtcgatcgacaccaggtgggtgtcggtcgacagtAAGGAGTTGACGTCACGAAGACTTGGGcaagtgtcggtcgacactaggtagaggtgtcggtcaacacttCTAGGGTTTCCAAGTCgaggtgggtgtcggtcgacaccatgagggtgtcggtcgacactaactCTTCAGCAGACAGCTGATTATTGTTTTCCTGGTTTTATTGTGTTGTCTGTTGATTCTTGAACATTGGATTCTCAGTTGCTCTtctgtatagcccagtagatgggaggattgcttcactgagtatttgtgataatactcatgcgtctcaattgttgtttgtgatgctGATAAAtgcaaaatgtgatcgtggaataaAGGCattgaagaggaggatgttctagtggcttgattgtttgatatctgacttctgttaggttgctagagttgagtcgttAGAATGTTGCTATGTTGCTGGTTTAATATTTAATGACTTGTTGGTTGTTTTATTAGTGGTTTATGTTGGAATGATCATTGGAttagttgttgttggtttaattgaggtatttatggtttaatattattatttatttctgttGTTGTATTGATAGGGATTAGGATGTTATTGAGTATAAgatcattattttaaaattgtattaaatacaaaaagatTGGTCATGCCATTcatagaataaataaaaactttgattactataaaataattgatgTCAAATAGTTAGaatgaaatgaaaattataaaaaactttaACAACCAATAATAATGCACCATGTATCCTAGTGGTTCcaacttttgtttattcaacatgttttaatgtacataatatttttttctttttcaacacCTTGATTTTATTCAACTATTGAATTAATGATTCAACACATTACCATAAACTTCTATGTTCTTCTTTACTATAAATTGTAACACAAAGTGAACTTATTCTTTCATCAATCAATTCTTATTTTCTCTACTTCctccaaagaaaataaaaaataaaaaagagatgaagTTCTTGGTTTCATTGGTTATGTGCTCTCTTCTCTTGAACGGTTTCGCTTCTGCTCAAACTCTCATTCAAGATTCTTGCAAGAAAGCAGCAGCAAAAGACCGGCAAATGAAATACCATTTCTGCGTCGATTCTCTTACACAAGATCCACAAAGCAAAACCGCGACCACCCTCGAAGGTTTGGTCCTAGCATCGACAAAGAACGCTGCGGTGAAAACAGTGAATGTTAAAGGAATCGTTGAACAGATCCTCAAGGGCAAGAGATATGGAGGTATTGAAGCAGAGCTACGCGAATGCGCTGAGTTTTATGACGACGCTAATGATAATTTAAACACTGCTTTAGCGAGCGTTAAATCGCACGATTATGAAACCGCTAACGTGGATTTTAGTGCTGCTTTGGACGTACCAGTCAATTGCGAGGATGGTatcaaggaaagaaagaaagagaagtctCCCGTTACTAacgaaaacaatattttgtttcagaagattttgattCCTTTGGCTTTTACTAATATGCTATGATGAAACTGTCAACGTGTTTCAATAATAAAACATCGACTAATGTTTACCATGTAAAGTTGATAGCAAAAAGACTTTaatcttaaattaaataaaatttcgcTTTACATGTCTGGGTTTTTTTTGCCGGCAACATTGATATAttgatttttccttttggtAATAATTGGACATAATGATTTTATAACGTTTCAcatagtaaagtatgtttctcttaaactattaaaatgtaaatgatgcatatttataaattgaaaactttaaaaaaatttagttgttttatgaaatgttatagaatattttatatcattatagtttgaagatataacataaaaaatgttttatagatatgaggtttaagagaaacatactttactatataagcatattatatatgtaaatttgcatgattattaatttatgataatattgtgaccatattttacatgaaaatttcaaaaaaaatattatcttattatgttatcgaattttgtaattttttacactgtcccgacttaggactaacaaaatttattaatttagagtatttattaatttatagagtattaatttaaagaggttTTAATGTATGTACAATCAAAATAATTGGCCAAATCTGTAAAGTGTAAactattcaaatttttaaactCTATTTTGTATgaccagaatttttttttttcctttgaaaaGAATAACCTAGAAACTTGCGTATATGG harbors:
- the LOC104760204 gene encoding putative invertase inhibitor, whose amino-acid sequence is MKFLVSLVMCSLLLNGFASAQTLIQDSCKKAAAKDRQMKYHFCVDSLTQDPQSKTATTLEGLVLASTKNAAVKTVNVKGIVEQILKGKRYGGIEAELRECAEFYDDANDNLNTALASVKSHDYETANVDFSAALDVPVNCEDGIKERKKEKSPVTNENNILFQKILIPLAFTNML